In one window of Sandaracinaceae bacterium DNA:
- a CDS encoding CusA/CzcA family heavy metal efflux RND transporter, with translation MIGAVVGWAGRHPKMVTALVVAAAIGGGVAGAWLRFDALPDVTGKQVVVITRAPGLTPEEVETRVTRPIEIALSGVPGLARQRSTSRYGISSVTVLFEDAVDLLRARQLVQERLQSVVAEMPEGVGTPELGPLTGGLGEIYQLTLTSPERPPAELLELAEQRVAPLLASVPGVVEVNSWGGERRTLDVVADPIRMAQRRVSLGELSRAVSEATGRVPGATLEAGEAGVLLRGVASPREEGELAAAVVRVDEEDSVVRVGDVAEVQEGAEPRIGAATADGRGETVYVMVQMLLDANALEVLDGVHARMGEVERVLPPDVEIRVVYDRGQLVGATLETVAKNLLEGGTLVIIVLFLMLGSFRAGALVASIIPLSMLGAVVGMVLLDIPGNLMSLGALDFGLLVDGGVVMVEAVFHAAQQRGGPMADRVRESTRAMARPVFFAVSIILLVYVPILALDGVEGKMFRPMALTVVLALTSALVLSLTFVPAAARLLLRERDVPQREPALVRWISRAYGPVLEAALARPRLVAAAAVVLLVFGGVLFGRAGSAFVPQLDEGDLVLQTTRAADIRVDVAVSEATAMEAAILEAVPEVAHIATRIGSPAVATDLMGLEQADVFVDLLPRDQWREGLDREALIGEIGAAIEASAPAEEVGFTQPIQMRFNELVGGSVTDVSVSFYGRDLQALRAAAERAAQVIEAVDGAEDVRVMAPPQVRLLEVRPRALDAARQGMSGADVLAHVQALRQGIERGDTYDGPLRIPIRVRLGSSIDGMTLEQAPVPVAGSLVPLSSVADVERGRGPALIDHDMAQRRIVVGLNVRGRDLGSVITDAEAAVARDVTVPEGGRVVWGGQYEGLQSARARLTIVIPGVLALIVGLLIRLFRRLRPALIILLNVPFAAVGGVVALTARGLPISVSAAVGFIALSGIAVMNGVVLMNALLDERAKGCTALESARLAARSRLRPVVMTAMVAALGFVPMTLAEGVGAEVQRPLATVVVGGLLTSTFLTLVILPALFPWLAGRAERPSSGAPV, from the coding sequence GTGATCGGGGCCGTCGTCGGCTGGGCTGGGCGTCACCCGAAGATGGTCACCGCGCTCGTGGTGGCGGCCGCCATCGGAGGGGGCGTCGCGGGCGCCTGGCTCCGCTTCGACGCGCTCCCCGACGTCACCGGGAAGCAGGTCGTCGTGATCACGCGCGCTCCCGGGCTGACCCCGGAAGAGGTGGAGACGCGGGTCACGCGCCCCATCGAGATCGCGCTGAGCGGCGTGCCCGGGCTGGCGCGACAGCGGAGCACGAGCCGCTACGGGATCTCCTCGGTCACCGTCCTGTTCGAGGACGCGGTGGATCTCCTGCGCGCTCGGCAGCTCGTGCAGGAGAGGTTGCAGTCGGTCGTGGCCGAGATGCCGGAGGGGGTGGGCACCCCCGAGCTCGGACCGCTGACGGGAGGGCTCGGCGAGATCTATCAGCTGACCTTGACCTCTCCCGAGCGCCCGCCGGCGGAGCTGTTGGAGCTCGCCGAGCAGCGGGTGGCGCCGCTGCTCGCGAGCGTGCCCGGCGTGGTGGAGGTCAACTCCTGGGGAGGTGAGCGCCGCACGCTGGACGTGGTGGCCGATCCCATTCGCATGGCGCAGCGCCGCGTCTCCCTCGGAGAGCTCTCGCGCGCCGTCTCCGAGGCGACGGGGCGCGTCCCGGGGGCCACCCTCGAGGCTGGAGAGGCTGGGGTGCTCTTGCGCGGCGTCGCCTCCCCACGCGAGGAGGGAGAGCTCGCGGCGGCCGTCGTCCGGGTCGACGAAGAGGACTCGGTGGTGCGGGTCGGCGACGTCGCCGAGGTCCAAGAGGGGGCGGAGCCTCGGATCGGCGCCGCGACCGCCGACGGACGCGGCGAGACGGTCTACGTGATGGTGCAGATGCTCCTCGACGCCAACGCGCTCGAGGTCCTCGACGGCGTCCACGCCAGGATGGGAGAGGTCGAGCGCGTCCTGCCTCCCGACGTCGAGATCCGTGTCGTCTACGATCGGGGCCAGCTCGTCGGCGCGACCCTGGAGACCGTCGCGAAGAATCTGCTCGAGGGCGGGACGCTCGTCATCATCGTCCTGTTCCTGATGCTCGGGAGCTTTCGGGCCGGCGCGCTGGTCGCCTCCATCATCCCTCTCTCCATGCTCGGCGCCGTGGTCGGCATGGTCTTGCTCGACATCCCGGGGAACCTGATGAGCCTCGGCGCGCTCGACTTCGGCCTCCTCGTGGACGGCGGCGTGGTGATGGTCGAGGCGGTCTTCCACGCGGCCCAGCAGCGCGGGGGGCCCATGGCGGATCGCGTGCGCGAGTCCACCCGGGCGATGGCGCGCCCGGTGTTCTTCGCGGTGTCGATCATCCTGCTCGTCTACGTGCCCATCCTCGCGCTCGACGGGGTCGAGGGGAAGATGTTCCGCCCCATGGCCCTGACCGTCGTGCTCGCGCTGACGAGCGCCCTCGTCCTGTCGTTGACCTTCGTGCCCGCGGCCGCGCGCCTGCTGCTGCGCGAGCGCGACGTGCCCCAGCGTGAGCCCGCGCTGGTCCGCTGGATCAGCCGTGCCTACGGCCCCGTTCTGGAGGCCGCGCTGGCGCGCCCGCGCCTCGTGGCCGCGGCGGCCGTCGTCCTCCTGGTGTTCGGCGGGGTGCTCTTCGGGCGCGCCGGCAGCGCCTTCGTCCCCCAGCTCGACGAGGGGGACCTCGTTCTGCAGACGACGCGCGCGGCCGACATCCGGGTCGACGTGGCCGTCTCGGAGGCGACGGCGATGGAGGCCGCGATCCTGGAGGCGGTCCCGGAGGTCGCCCACATCGCAACGCGAATCGGCAGCCCGGCCGTCGCCACGGATCTGATGGGCCTGGAGCAAGCAGACGTGTTCGTGGACCTGCTCCCGCGGGACCAGTGGCGCGAAGGTCTCGATCGCGAGGCCCTCATCGGCGAGATCGGCGCCGCCATCGAGGCGTCGGCGCCCGCGGAGGAGGTCGGGTTCACGCAGCCCATCCAGATGCGCTTCAACGAGCTCGTCGGGGGCAGCGTGACGGATGTCTCCGTGAGCTTCTACGGGCGCGATCTCCAGGCCTTGCGCGCCGCGGCGGAGCGGGCGGCGCAGGTCATCGAGGCCGTCGACGGGGCGGAAGACGTGCGCGTGATGGCGCCGCCCCAGGTGCGTCTGCTGGAGGTGCGCCCGCGCGCCCTCGACGCGGCGCGCCAGGGCATGAGCGGGGCCGACGTCCTCGCGCACGTGCAGGCGCTCCGGCAGGGGATCGAGCGCGGCGACACCTACGACGGGCCGCTGCGCATCCCGATCCGTGTCCGGCTCGGGAGCTCCATCGACGGAATGACTCTGGAACAGGCGCCCGTGCCGGTCGCCGGCTCCCTCGTGCCTCTGTCGTCCGTGGCCGACGTCGAGCGGGGGCGCGGTCCAGCCCTCATCGATCACGACATGGCGCAGCGGCGGATCGTCGTGGGCCTCAACGTGCGAGGGCGTGATCTCGGCTCCGTCATCACCGACGCCGAGGCGGCGGTCGCCCGCGACGTCACCGTGCCCGAGGGAGGGCGGGTGGTGTGGGGAGGTCAGTACGAGGGCCTCCAGAGCGCGCGGGCGCGCCTGACGATCGTGATCCCCGGCGTGCTCGCCCTGATCGTGGGCCTCCTGATCCGCCTCTTCCGGCGCCTCCGGCCCGCGCTGATCATCCTCCTCAACGTGCCGTTCGCGGCCGTGGGCGGAGTCGTGGCGTTGACCGCGCGCGGTCTGCCGATCTCCGTGTCGGCCGCGGTCGGTTTCATCGCGCTGAGCGGCATCGCGGTGATGAACGGGGTCGTGCTGATGAACGCGCTTCTGGACGAACGGGCGAAGGGATGCACGGCGCTGGAGTCGGCTCGGCTGGCGGCTCGTTCGCGCCTCAGGCCGGTCGTGATGACGGCCATGGTGGCGGCCCTCGGCTTCGTGCCGATGACACTGGCCGAGGGCGTCGGCGCCGAGGTGCAGCGACCCCTCGCCACCGTGGTGGTGGGCGGCCTGCTCACCTCCACCTTCCTGACCCTCGTCATCCTGCCGGCGCTCTTCCCCTGGCTGGCGGGGCGGGCGGAGCGCCCTTCGAGCGGCGCGCCCGTGTGA
- a CDS encoding efflux RND transporter periplasmic adaptor subunit, which translates to MRARAFWIALVLGCSGPDAVTPESSEVGPTSASTRWVGVRAPSDTSLLEAPAVARVTADANAVVASTARVRVERVHVRPGSVVAAGDPVLEVTAPTLAEAAAAYLGARRRLTVHQQRAAELESLRVEGMVGRAEVFAQRALAAELRSERDRAAATLSGAGVDPGRAAALVRRGRLTLRAPVSGVVATLDARPGEIREPGGAPFAEIVGDGAARIEVRTSTSWPAATSLVFSTVDGRSVPLSPEPMATLVEPNDGTRRSWYAPLEAGARFPDGLRGVVRLTASEALWQVPVRAVAQRTGLSEVLRRRDGAVERVSVRVVTTSGAHAFVEGELREGDSVAADVARSDASEAGVDA; encoded by the coding sequence ATGAGAGCGCGTGCGTTCTGGATCGCGTTGGTCCTCGGCTGCAGCGGCCCCGACGCCGTGACGCCGGAGTCGTCCGAGGTCGGACCGACCAGCGCGTCGACCCGCTGGGTGGGCGTCCGCGCCCCGAGCGACACCTCGCTCCTCGAGGCCCCCGCGGTGGCCCGGGTGACCGCGGACGCGAACGCCGTGGTCGCCTCCACGGCCCGGGTCCGCGTCGAGCGGGTTCATGTCCGGCCCGGCTCCGTGGTCGCGGCGGGAGACCCCGTGCTCGAGGTGACCGCCCCCACCTTGGCCGAGGCGGCCGCCGCATACCTGGGGGCCCGGCGCCGCCTGACGGTGCACCAGCAGCGCGCCGCCGAGCTGGAGTCGTTGCGGGTGGAGGGGATGGTCGGCCGCGCGGAGGTGTTCGCGCAGCGTGCGCTCGCGGCCGAGCTCCGGTCGGAGCGAGACCGCGCTGCCGCGACGCTCTCCGGGGCGGGCGTCGACCCGGGTCGCGCCGCCGCGCTCGTGCGGCGGGGGCGGCTGACGCTCCGCGCTCCCGTCTCCGGGGTCGTCGCGACCCTCGACGCCCGCCCCGGCGAGATCAGGGAGCCGGGCGGCGCGCCCTTCGCCGAGATCGTGGGGGACGGGGCGGCTCGGATAGAGGTCCGCACCAGCACCTCCTGGCCGGCGGCGACGTCGCTGGTGTTCTCGACCGTCGACGGTCGCTCGGTGCCGCTGTCACCCGAGCCCATGGCCACGCTCGTCGAGCCGAACGACGGGACGCGACGGAGCTGGTACGCGCCGCTCGAGGCGGGCGCTCGCTTCCCGGATGGCCTCCGTGGGGTGGTCCGCCTCACGGCGAGCGAGGCCCTCTGGCAGGTCCCGGTGCGGGCGGTCGCGCAACGCACGGGGCTCAGCGAGGTGCTGCGCAGACGTGACGGCGCGGTCGAGCGAGTGAGCGTGAGGGTCGTGACCACGTCGGGGGCTCACGCCTTCGTAGAGGGGGAGCTGCGCGAGGGCGACTCGGTCGCGGCCGACGTGGCGCGATCGGACGCGAGCGAGGCCGGAGTTGACGCGTGA
- a CDS encoding TolC family protein, producing the protein MSTPSSILRLAALVALWTPGAAVAQVTFDEAVGLSARSPAAQRARRVLDVRRAGDVDMGGTAQATTVTLMPGALLTPDAQRGLELQLSVTQGWNLADLGGARRRAAGEERRALAARARAEALIARLEAARRWIELRTVEELERLLVEHASVAQGWLEATTRAAEVGVLTSSDVAEVEVVLAELRQRRLQLEGERVEVSARLASAMGAAPDEAALTLTTAGRSPAPLLPDEEVMRARLAAIDRDPRVVAPRLAAAAARARVVEAAAEHAPVFQLGTQLERSAADSWVLFGVAGISFEAFGQERRASSSASADVEGAEVDAEVERRRAAADFTTALHEVEHTRRQLEVLRERLLPTLAAVVARRERSLVLGEGTIFAVIEGRRRLLSARELAVRAEGARTWAEVRMWTLLSALDGAGDAR; encoded by the coding sequence GTGAGCACTCCATCATCCATTCTCCGCCTCGCGGCGCTCGTGGCGCTCTGGACGCCAGGTGCGGCCGTCGCGCAGGTGACCTTCGACGAGGCCGTCGGGCTGTCGGCCCGCTCTCCCGCCGCGCAACGGGCGCGCCGCGTGCTCGACGTCCGGCGCGCGGGGGACGTCGACATGGGGGGCACCGCGCAGGCGACCACGGTGACGCTGATGCCCGGTGCGTTGCTGACTCCCGATGCGCAGCGGGGGCTGGAGCTGCAGCTCAGCGTCACGCAGGGCTGGAACCTCGCCGACCTCGGCGGCGCGCGGCGTCGCGCGGCGGGAGAGGAGCGGCGCGCCTTGGCCGCTCGGGCCCGCGCCGAGGCGCTGATTGCGCGTCTCGAGGCGGCGCGCCGCTGGATCGAGCTGAGGACGGTCGAGGAGCTCGAGAGGCTGCTCGTGGAGCACGCCTCGGTGGCGCAGGGGTGGTTGGAGGCGACGACCCGAGCGGCCGAGGTCGGCGTCCTGACGTCGAGCGACGTGGCCGAGGTCGAGGTCGTGCTCGCGGAGCTCCGGCAGCGTCGGCTCCAGCTGGAGGGGGAGCGTGTCGAGGTGTCGGCGCGTCTGGCCTCCGCGATGGGCGCGGCCCCGGACGAAGCCGCGCTCACGTTGACCACTGCCGGTCGCAGTCCCGCCCCGCTCCTGCCCGACGAGGAGGTGATGCGCGCCCGGCTGGCGGCCATCGATCGCGACCCCAGGGTCGTCGCCCCGCGGCTCGCGGCGGCCGCGGCGCGCGCCCGCGTCGTGGAGGCCGCGGCCGAGCACGCCCCGGTCTTTCAGCTCGGGACCCAGCTCGAGCGGTCGGCCGCCGACTCCTGGGTGCTCTTCGGCGTGGCCGGGATCTCGTTCGAGGCGTTCGGACAGGAGCGCCGCGCGAGCTCGTCGGCGAGCGCGGACGTCGAGGGCGCGGAGGTGGACGCGGAGGTGGAGCGCCGTCGCGCGGCCGCCGACTTCACCACCGCCCTCCACGAAGTCGAGCACACCCGCCGCCAGCTCGAGGTCTTGCGGGAGCGCCTCCTGCCCACCCTGGCCGCGGTCGTCGCGCGACGAGAGCGCTCGCTCGTGCTCGGCGAGGGGACGATCTTCGCCGTAATCGAGGGGCGTCGGCGGCTCCTCTCGGCCCGTGAGCTCGCGGTGCGCGCGGAGGGGGCGCGCACCTGGGCCGAGGTCCGGATGTGGACGCTGCTCTCGGCGCTGGACGGCGCGGGAGACGCCCGATGA
- a CDS encoding LuxR C-terminal-related transcriptional regulator: MSQAEQSDPPERWWLGALGAVALLIAVDVVVDYSEGHSIHIVLELVAMSVVLSVVGAMMHRRELRIGTLASHLTRSRREAERWRAEAEHALEGLAVAIDAQFERWALTPAEREVGLLLLKGLSLKEVAGARGTSERTARDQARAIYRKAGLSGRTELAAFFLEDLLLPSNTAAHDHPV, encoded by the coding sequence ATGAGTCAGGCCGAGCAGTCCGATCCTCCCGAGCGCTGGTGGCTGGGCGCGTTGGGTGCGGTGGCGCTCCTCATCGCCGTCGACGTCGTCGTCGACTACAGCGAGGGGCACTCCATCCACATCGTGTTGGAGCTCGTCGCGATGAGCGTCGTGCTGTCGGTCGTGGGCGCGATGATGCATCGCCGTGAGCTGCGAATCGGGACCCTGGCGAGCCATCTCACGAGGAGCCGCCGCGAGGCCGAGCGGTGGCGCGCCGAGGCCGAGCACGCTCTGGAGGGGCTCGCCGTCGCGATCGACGCCCAGTTCGAGCGCTGGGCGCTGACCCCCGCGGAGCGAGAGGTCGGGCTGCTGCTCCTGAAGGGACTGAGCCTCAAGGAGGTGGCCGGAGCGCGGGGCACCAGCGAGCGCACCGCCCGCGATCAAGCTCGGGCCATCTACCGGAAGGCGGGGCTGTCCGGCCGCACGGAGCTCGCCGCATTCTTCCTCGAGGATCTGCTCTTGCCCTCCAACACGGCCGCGCACGATCACCCGGTCTGA
- a CDS encoding GNAT family N-acetyltransferase: METPRLRDALPSDAEAIEALLALLDHAPGPERRAQIRARLEAPAEGDVVLVAERDGSIAGFAAATRVHPFEYAKPQLRVSAIAVASDARRSGIGAALARALEARAEAMGCFRVELTSAHALVGAHAFWRSVGYRDAGRRFVRALEDEALTP; the protein is encoded by the coding sequence GTGGAGACTCCCCGCCTGCGCGACGCGCTGCCTTCGGACGCCGAGGCGATCGAGGCGCTGCTGGCCCTGCTCGACCACGCCCCGGGCCCCGAGCGACGGGCGCAGATCCGGGCCCGGCTCGAGGCGCCGGCGGAGGGCGACGTCGTGCTCGTGGCGGAGCGCGACGGATCCATCGCCGGGTTCGCGGCCGCGACCCGCGTGCACCCGTTCGAATACGCGAAGCCGCAGCTGCGGGTGAGCGCGATCGCGGTGGCGTCCGACGCGCGCCGGAGCGGGATCGGGGCCGCGCTCGCGCGAGCGCTCGAGGCGAGGGCCGAGGCGATGGGCTGCTTCCGGGTGGAGCTGACCAGCGCGCACGCCCTCGTCGGAGCGCACGCCTTTTGGCGCTCCGTCGGCTACCGCGACGCCGGCCGCCGCTTCGTCCGAGCGCTCGAAGACGAGGCGCTCACGCCGTGA
- a CDS encoding FAD-binding protein: MTIVQPGLLMERDVPITNFSGNVPSVTAKRVYDVRNGAQQNDWRQGVKNLQRVVTDAEQAGETLRGMGTAWSFSPCAVTDGFLVNVLALSRVLDVWSPQDLEDPSELGSVVLVQAGARVGAVNDYLMQKQRSLRTMGGRGGQTIGGAALTGSHGSQIDQRPIPDQIRGVHLIGRGGESLWIEAASRPLVTDGWAQKEGMKLVRDDDLLDAAVVSVGCFGLVHAVALETVDGFNLDFHRVRRPLSDELRALMRTLDFGAGYALPGGTGRPYHFEVVINPYATAAPDGVSLTVCWKKPFAVPPPPPGGGSLQPGAEVGDLLAALAGLAPGAVPTTLQLLLNQQYPPKTVDAPFAIVFPRNVPVGFKPLAAELSLPVAQADAALQVILAEIDASRAQHQFAYPGLVSFRYSQATRALIGMAQFGPTVTIEFPCMAGVSGTGDFFRRLFLRLDQANVDYRRHWGQINFLNPGRVASDYGAKLTTWKAKRASVLGASAALFRNAYTDAVGLTA, from the coding sequence ATGACGATCGTGCAGCCGGGCCTGCTGATGGAGCGGGACGTCCCCATCACGAACTTCTCCGGCAACGTGCCGAGCGTCACCGCCAAGCGCGTCTATGACGTGCGAAACGGCGCCCAGCAGAACGACTGGCGGCAGGGCGTGAAGAACCTCCAGCGGGTCGTGACCGACGCGGAGCAGGCGGGCGAGACCCTCCGAGGGATGGGCACCGCCTGGTCGTTCTCGCCCTGCGCGGTGACGGACGGCTTCCTCGTCAACGTGCTCGCGCTCTCGCGCGTGCTCGACGTGTGGAGCCCCCAGGACCTCGAGGACCCGAGCGAGCTCGGCTCGGTCGTGCTCGTCCAGGCGGGCGCGCGGGTCGGCGCGGTCAACGACTACCTCATGCAGAAGCAGCGCTCGCTGCGCACGATGGGGGGGCGCGGCGGTCAGACGATCGGCGGCGCCGCGCTGACGGGGAGCCACGGCTCGCAGATCGATCAGCGGCCGATCCCGGATCAGATCCGCGGCGTGCACCTCATCGGCCGCGGGGGCGAGTCGCTCTGGATCGAGGCCGCGAGCCGCCCGCTGGTCACCGACGGCTGGGCGCAGAAGGAGGGGATGAAGCTCGTCCGCGACGATGATCTCCTGGACGCGGCGGTGGTGAGCGTGGGCTGCTTCGGGCTCGTGCACGCCGTCGCCCTCGAGACGGTGGACGGCTTCAACCTCGACTTCCATCGAGTGCGCCGGCCGCTCTCGGACGAGCTCCGCGCGCTGATGCGCACCCTGGACTTCGGCGCCGGGTACGCGCTCCCCGGGGGGACTGGCCGGCCGTATCACTTCGAGGTCGTCATCAACCCGTACGCGACCGCCGCGCCCGATGGGGTCTCGCTCACGGTGTGCTGGAAGAAGCCGTTCGCCGTCCCCCCGCCGCCGCCCGGGGGCGGATCGCTCCAGCCGGGCGCCGAGGTGGGGGATCTCCTCGCCGCCCTCGCGGGGCTCGCGCCCGGCGCGGTGCCCACCACGCTCCAGCTGCTCCTGAATCAGCAGTACCCGCCCAAGACCGTCGACGCGCCCTTCGCGATCGTGTTCCCGCGCAACGTGCCGGTCGGCTTCAAGCCGCTCGCGGCCGAGCTGTCCTTGCCCGTGGCCCAGGCCGACGCCGCCCTGCAGGTGATCCTCGCCGAGATCGACGCGTCGCGCGCGCAACACCAGTTCGCCTATCCCGGCCTGGTCTCCTTCCGCTACAGCCAGGCGACGCGCGCCCTGATCGGCATGGCGCAGTTCGGGCCCACGGTCACCATCGAGTTTCCGTGCATGGCGGGCGTGAGCGGGACGGGAGACTTCTTCCGCCGCCTCTTCCTCCGGCTCGACCAGGCCAACGTCGACTACCGTCGCCACTGGGGGCAGATCAACTTCCTGAATCCTGGGCGCGTGGCCTCCGACTACGGGGCGAAGCTGACCACGTGGAAGGCCAAGCGGGCCTCGGTCCTCGGCGCGAGCGCGGCGCTGTTCCGCAACGCCTACACGGACGCGGTCGGCCTCACGGCGTGA
- a CDS encoding tetratricopeptide repeat protein, whose amino-acid sequence MKTYALDKARADGWLEQLGDGSQGFTQLCEVVGERFVAFSVIAGIRITALTVDPRNPDQSVVEFEIGELPGSQRLSLSDFRERLAQAMLSEDENETGAPKGADAESLQSYIGFRYVLLAPLYDIGLECLKVDGDLATIEVAIGGQKTDLPLDDFRDLVRDRVREDVQQQRAPSPFSIDLNLVPRARAAAKAEDSDGVVELLGSWPGPLSLLLRTAEGQGLAPEVRATLAEALGMLGSAFVDLGRTEWAQEVLRLGIQWGQDQLEVSADLFRRLGGAYVAEERHGEAIGLFRRALALGAPRSEVLPALARSFLARDRHIAAILCAEDALAAGASQDAVRDVRTKAKEVLGTPWERFRTRVPA is encoded by the coding sequence ATGAAGACGTACGCGCTGGACAAGGCCCGCGCCGATGGCTGGCTCGAGCAGCTGGGCGATGGCTCTCAGGGGTTCACACAGCTGTGCGAGGTCGTGGGGGAGCGCTTCGTCGCCTTCAGCGTCATCGCCGGGATCCGCATCACCGCGCTGACGGTGGACCCCCGAAACCCCGATCAGTCGGTGGTGGAGTTCGAGATCGGCGAGCTGCCGGGCTCCCAGCGCCTGAGCCTCTCCGACTTCCGCGAGCGGCTCGCCCAGGCGATGCTGAGCGAGGACGAGAACGAGACCGGGGCGCCGAAGGGCGCCGACGCCGAGTCGCTGCAGTCCTACATCGGCTTCCGCTACGTGCTGCTCGCGCCGCTCTACGACATCGGCCTCGAGTGCCTGAAGGTCGACGGCGACCTGGCCACGATCGAGGTGGCCATCGGCGGCCAGAAGACGGACCTGCCCCTCGACGACTTCCGCGACCTCGTCCGGGACCGCGTGCGCGAGGACGTCCAGCAGCAGCGCGCGCCGTCGCCGTTCTCGATCGATCTCAACCTCGTGCCGCGCGCGCGCGCCGCGGCGAAGGCGGAGGACAGCGACGGCGTCGTGGAGCTGCTCGGCAGCTGGCCGGGGCCGCTCTCGCTGCTCCTGCGCACGGCCGAAGGGCAGGGCCTCGCGCCGGAGGTGCGCGCCACGCTGGCCGAAGCGCTCGGCATGCTCGGCAGCGCCTTCGTCGACCTCGGCCGCACGGAGTGGGCGCAGGAGGTGCTTCGCCTCGGCATCCAGTGGGGGCAGGACCAGCTCGAGGTCAGCGCCGATCTCTTCCGGCGGCTCGGCGGCGCGTACGTCGCGGAGGAGCGACACGGCGAGGCCATCGGGCTCTTCCGGCGGGCCCTCGCGCTCGGCGCGCCTCGCTCCGAGGTGCTCCCGGCGCTGGCCAGGAGCTTCCTCGCGCGGGACCGTCACATCGCGGCCATCCTCTGCGCCGAGGACGCGCTCGCGGCGGGCGCCAGCCAGGACGCGGTGCGCGACGTGCGCACCAAGGCCAAGGAAGTCCTCGGCACGCCCTGGGAACGTTTCCGCACGCGCGTCCCCGCCTGA
- a CDS encoding NAD-dependent epimerase/dehydratase family protein — protein sequence MLRDAHLLLTGGAGFIGTALCRRLLPHNRIRVLDNLRRNGLEEAGLIGHENLELVVGDVRDADVVREATEGVDYVVHMASIAGVDTVMKNPVTTMEVSLQGTMNVLEAARAVSGVKRVIDFSTSEVFGSYAFRVREADVTSLGAVGEARWTYAVSKLATEHLAHNYWKQYQLPTCAIRPFNIYGPGQIGEGAIHAFVVRALGGDEITIHNEGDQIRSWCYIDDIVEGILLCLTKVEAIGQSFNIGNPRSTVTIYQLARLVARLANSDSPIRFVRWDFPDVELRIPDVKKAEKLLGFRAHIDLEDGIARTIDWYRARRDA from the coding sequence ATGCTCCGTGACGCGCACCTCCTCCTCACCGGCGGCGCCGGCTTCATCGGCACCGCGCTCTGCCGGCGCCTGCTGCCGCACAACCGCATCCGGGTCCTCGACAACCTGCGGCGCAACGGGCTCGAGGAGGCGGGGCTGATCGGCCACGAGAACCTCGAGCTGGTCGTGGGCGACGTGCGCGACGCCGACGTGGTGCGGGAGGCGACCGAGGGCGTCGACTACGTCGTGCACATGGCGTCGATCGCGGGCGTCGACACGGTGATGAAGAACCCCGTCACCACGATGGAGGTCTCGCTCCAGGGTACGATGAACGTGCTCGAGGCGGCCCGCGCGGTCAGCGGCGTCAAGCGCGTCATCGACTTCTCGACGAGCGAGGTCTTCGGCTCGTACGCCTTCCGGGTGCGCGAGGCGGACGTGACCAGCCTCGGCGCGGTGGGCGAGGCGCGCTGGACCTACGCGGTCAGCAAGCTCGCGACCGAGCACCTCGCGCACAACTACTGGAAGCAGTACCAGCTGCCGACGTGCGCCATCCGGCCGTTCAACATCTACGGCCCGGGGCAGATCGGCGAGGGCGCCATCCACGCCTTCGTCGTGCGCGCCCTCGGCGGCGACGAGATCACCATCCACAACGAGGGCGATCAGATCCGCTCGTGGTGCTACATCGACGACATCGTCGAAGGGATCCTGCTCTGCCTGACCAAGGTCGAGGCGATCGGGCAGAGCTTCAACATCGGCAACCCACGCAGCACCGTCACCATCTACCAGCTCGCGCGGCTCGTGGCGCGGCTCGCCAACAGCGACAGCCCCATCCGCTTCGTGAGGTGGGACTTCCCGGACGTCGAGCTCCGCATCCCCGACGTGAAGAAGGCGGAGAAGCTGCTCGGTTTCCGCGCGCACATCGACCTCGAAGACGGGATCGCGCGCACCATCGACTGGTACCGGGCTCGCCGTGACGCTTGA
- a CDS encoding PspA/IM30 family protein — translation MGIFSRFNRVLKSNLNSMLDKAEDPAKLIDQTIVEMEKELKEARKELVQTLGSSKRLDKKKAELEDEVARWEDKAVLALKAGDEELAREALKMKQKVARDAEQAAEQAATQERAAFQMKDTLEEIEQKIDDLKARKSTLAAKVRRARSGPDDDVTSGRGGAFADLERLSSRIDGLEAEVEVHDVLDDPGRRDVDARFRELERSAGTSKVDDELEALKRRLDD, via the coding sequence ATGGGCATCTTCAGCCGCTTCAACCGTGTCCTGAAGTCCAACCTCAACTCGATGCTGGACAAGGCCGAGGACCCGGCAAAGCTCATCGATCAGACCATCGTCGAGATGGAGAAGGAGCTGAAGGAGGCTCGGAAGGAGCTCGTCCAGACGCTCGGGTCGTCGAAGCGCCTCGACAAGAAGAAGGCGGAGCTCGAGGACGAGGTCGCGCGCTGGGAGGACAAGGCCGTCCTGGCCCTCAAGGCCGGCGACGAGGAGCTCGCGCGCGAGGCCCTGAAGATGAAGCAGAAGGTCGCGCGCGACGCCGAGCAGGCGGCGGAGCAGGCCGCGACCCAGGAGCGCGCCGCCTTCCAGATGAAGGACACGCTCGAGGAGATCGAGCAGAAGATCGATGACCTGAAGGCGCGCAAGTCCACCCTCGCCGCGAAGGTCCGGCGCGCTCGCTCCGGGCCCGACGACGACGTCACCAGCGGGCGCGGCGGCGCGTTCGCGGACCTCGAGCGGCTCAGCAGCCGCATCGACGGACTCGAGGCGGAGGTCGAGGTGCATGACGTGCTCGACGATCCGGGCCGCCGCGACGTCGACGCGCGCTTCCGGGAGCTCGAGCGCAGCGCGGGGACGTCCAAGGTGGACGACGAGCTCGAGGCGCTGAAGCGGCGCCTCGACGACTGA